A portion of the Ardenticatenales bacterium genome contains these proteins:
- a CDS encoding CPBP family intramembrane metalloprotease — protein MGITFALVFVGSLIVVANWVEKQGNELIDRFFTWVLLAYNLPAFLLGLILLTVPNSQIAAAMQLDPGQINFPALGTWLVLMAIWGSLIALPGVRHFLARRSPTLNPDSAVHATALLLVGYLVGNTLATLSQGGLEGLASTAEQATLLDVFSSQFLFAAVALLGVGIFIRRPGKAVRERLGLERPTRAQLLTGVVAILVLVVAQAVAGAIWGLVDPQQAQLLDDISSTLLGDINTVGEWFLLAAATGIGEELLFRGALQPIFGVTATSLIFAIAHVQYGITPVTLFVFFLALVLGFIRHRTNTTTTMFVHFGYNFTLGLLALLAASLP, from the coding sequence ATGGGAATCACATTTGCTTTGGTTTTTGTTGGCAGCCTGATCGTGGTAGCGAACTGGGTGGAGAAACAGGGAAATGAGCTGATTGACCGGTTTTTTACGTGGGTGCTGCTGGCTTATAATTTGCCGGCATTCCTCCTCGGCCTCATCCTCCTCACCGTACCCAACAGCCAGATCGCCGCCGCCATGCAGCTAGATCCCGGCCAGATCAACTTCCCCGCCCTGGGCACATGGCTCGTCCTCATGGCTATCTGGGGCAGTCTCATTGCCCTGCCCGGCGTGCGCCATTTCCTCGCCCGCCGCAGCCCCACCCTCAACCCCGACAGTGCCGTCCACGCCACCGCCCTCTTGTTGGTCGGCTACCTGGTGGGCAACACCCTGGCGACCCTCAGCCAGGGCGGCCTGGAAGGATTAGCCAGCACCGCCGAGCAAGCCACCCTGCTCGACGTTTTCTCGTCTCAATTCCTTTTTGCTGCCGTAGCCTTGCTGGGCGTGGGCATATTTATCCGCCGCCCCGGCAAAGCGGTGCGAGAGCGACTGGGTCTGGAACGTCCCACCCGCGCACAATTGTTGACGGGCGTGGTCGCCATCCTGGTGCTGGTCGTTGCTCAGGCGGTCGCCGGCGCCATCTGGGGCCTTGTCGACCCCCAGCAGGCGCAACTGCTAGACGACATCAGTTCCACCCTCCTCGGCGACATCAACACCGTGGGAGAATGGTTCCTCCTGGCGGCAGCCACAGGCATCGGCGAAGAACTGCTGTTTCGCGGTGCGTTGCAGCCCATTTTCGGCGTCACCGCCACTTCCCTTATTTTTGCCATCGCCCACGTGCAGTACGGCATCACCCCCGTCACCCTGTTTGTCTTCTTCCTGGCTCTCGTCCTCGGCTTCATCCGCCACCGCACCAACACCACGACAACGATGTTCGTGCATTTCGGCTACAACTTCACCCTCGGCCTCCTCGCCCTCCTCGCCGCCTCCCTGCCGTAA
- a CDS encoding ABC transporter ATP-binding protein, which yields MDVGAVFVDCDNLVKIYKVADLEVVALQGLDLQIARGDMMALVGASGSGKSTLLNIIGGLDTPSAGTITVGDRDLLNLSQNDRTQYQRQTVGFVWQQPARNLLPYLTALENVEMPMMLGQLDAGQRRKRALELLEMVGLSDRADFRPDRLSGGQQQRVALAIALANNPPLLLADEPTGQVDSASAESIFHALRRLNEAYQTTIIVVTHDPKVSNHVNRVVGIRDGRTSTELRRVRRAEDGELEHEEWVIMDQAGRLQLPKVYVESLGMRGRVKVRLEKDHVSVWPDQVARLVRPEEEPEETMFWQRKDGAVLSARVEEEKMPAVVTHDLRRVFQLGVEEVHAVDGVNLEIPSGKMVVVKGPSGSGKTTLLNLIAGLDEPTTGEVTIGGQKLSDLSAGERVNLRRRQIGFVFQTFGLLPYLSAQENVEVPLRLLRLGRKERRERVLNALKLVGLAERARHRTYELSGGEQQRVALARALVNQPALILADEPTGQLDTITGTNIIALLRRIVLETGVTVVIASHDPKVMEAVDVVFELKDGRLINTETRTQPVTRLMATG from the coding sequence ATGGACGTAGGGGCGGTTTTTGTTGATTGCGATAATCTGGTGAAGATTTATAAGGTGGCGGACCTGGAGGTGGTGGCGCTGCAGGGGTTGGACTTGCAGATTGCCCGTGGCGATATGATGGCCCTGGTGGGGGCGTCGGGGTCGGGCAAGTCCACTTTGCTGAACATTATCGGCGGGTTGGATACGCCCAGTGCCGGCACAATCACCGTCGGCGACCGGGATTTGCTCAACCTGAGCCAGAACGACCGCACCCAGTACCAGCGGCAGACCGTCGGTTTCGTCTGGCAGCAGCCCGCGCGCAACCTCCTGCCCTACCTCACCGCGCTGGAAAACGTGGAAATGCCCATGATGTTGGGGCAATTAGACGCGGGACAACGGCGCAAGCGGGCGTTGGAGTTGCTGGAGATGGTTGGCCTCTCCGACCGCGCCGATTTTCGCCCGGATCGCCTTTCCGGTGGGCAGCAGCAGCGCGTCGCCCTGGCGATTGCCCTGGCGAATAATCCCCCGCTGCTGCTGGCGGATGAGCCGACGGGCCAGGTGGATTCCGCCTCCGCGGAGAGCATCTTCCATGCCTTGCGCCGCCTCAACGAGGCGTACCAGACGACCATCATCGTTGTCACGCATGATCCGAAAGTGTCCAACCATGTCAACCGCGTCGTGGGCATCCGCGATGGCCGCACCAGCACGGAACTGCGCCGCGTGCGCCGCGCCGAAGATGGAGAACTGGAGCATGAGGAGTGGGTGATTATGGACCAGGCGGGGCGGCTGCAACTGCCGAAGGTGTACGTGGAGTCGCTGGGGATGCGTGGGCGGGTGAAGGTGCGCCTGGAGAAGGATCACGTTTCCGTCTGGCCGGATCAGGTGGCGCGGCTGGTGCGCCCGGAGGAAGAGCCGGAGGAGACGATGTTCTGGCAGCGCAAGGATGGGGCGGTGTTGTCGGCGCGGGTGGAGGAGGAGAAAATGCCGGCAGTCGTCACCCATGATTTGCGCCGCGTGTTCCAACTGGGCGTGGAGGAAGTCCACGCCGTGGATGGCGTCAACCTGGAAATCCCCAGTGGCAAAATGGTCGTCGTCAAGGGGCCTTCTGGTTCCGGCAAAACCACGCTGCTCAACCTCATTGCCGGCCTGGATGAACCCACCACCGGCGAAGTCACCATCGGCGGGCAGAAGCTCAGTGACCTTTCCGCCGGCGAGCGCGTCAACCTGCGCCGCCGCCAGATCGGCTTCGTCTTCCAAACCTTTGGCCTGCTGCCCTACCTCTCCGCGCAGGAGAACGTGGAGGTTCCCCTGCGCCTGTTGCGCCTGGGGCGCAAAGAGCGGCGCGAGCGCGTCCTCAATGCCCTGAAACTGGTCGGTCTCGCCGAACGCGCCCGCCACCGCACGTACGAACTCTCCGGCGGCGAGCAGCAGCGCGTGGCCCTGGCGCGGGCGCTGGTGAATCAGCCCGCCCTCATCCTGGCGGACGAGCCAACCGGTCAGCTTGACACGATCACGGGGACCAACATCATCGCCTTGCTGCGCCGCATTGTGCTGGAGACGGGCGTCACGGTCGTCATCGCCAGCCATGACCCCAAGGTGATGGAGGCCGTGGATGTGGTGTTTGAATTGAAGGACGGTCGGCTCATCAACACGGAGACGCGCACGCAACCCGTCACGCGCCTGATGGCGACAGGATGA
- a CDS encoding ATP-binding protein — MKLVKLSYTEFVGEPQEWKLADCTFGNINLIVGKNATGKTRTLNVIRALADLLAEASELRWREGSYVVDFESENKTISYILEYHEYAVTREELRVNSVMRLKRGRDGAGEIYAAEIGKAIRFRIPVNQVAAFAKRDSIQHPFLEDLYEWGKGLIRYDFGTPLGKDHFAILVKQEEEEEQARMDLRQTQKAVEIFLRGMREYPNGFTKAIIEDLAIIGYQIEDIGVDDVPEMRVRPSIMAPPLGIYVKETDRQGRTFQPSISQGMFRALSVIVQVNYSLLASEPSCILIDDIGEGLDFSRSSALITLLVNRIRNSSTQLIMATNDRFVMNNVPLEYWIIMERQRSECILYNYRNSKRMFDEFELTGLNNFDLFSSNYYLRANGI; from the coding sequence GTGAAATTAGTTAAATTGAGCTACACAGAGTTCGTCGGGGAACCTCAGGAATGGAAGTTGGCAGATTGCACCTTTGGTAACATCAATCTCATTGTAGGTAAGAACGCAACCGGCAAGACGAGAACGCTTAATGTGATCCGTGCATTGGCTGACTTGTTGGCAGAAGCCAGCGAACTAAGATGGCGTGAGGGTAGTTATGTAGTGGATTTTGAAAGCGAAAACAAGACTATTTCTTACATTTTAGAATACCATGAGTATGCGGTAACTAGAGAAGAATTGCGCGTTAATTCTGTTATGCGATTGAAGAGGGGGCGTGATGGAGCAGGTGAGATATATGCCGCAGAAATCGGCAAGGCTATTCGATTTCGAATCCCGGTAAATCAAGTTGCGGCCTTCGCCAAGAGGGATTCGATTCAGCATCCGTTTCTTGAAGATCTTTATGAATGGGGCAAGGGTTTGATAAGATATGACTTTGGAACACCTTTGGGCAAGGATCATTTTGCGATCTTAGTAAAGCAGGAGGAAGAAGAGGAGCAAGCTCGCATGGATCTTCGGCAGACTCAAAAGGCTGTTGAAATCTTCTTGCGAGGGATGCGAGAATATCCAAATGGTTTTACCAAGGCTATTATCGAAGACTTGGCAATAATCGGTTATCAAATAGAGGATATTGGTGTTGACGATGTTCCCGAAATGAGGGTTCGTCCCAGCATCATGGCCCCTCCCTTAGGGATTTATGTAAAGGAAACAGATAGACAGGGAAGAACTTTTCAACCTTCAATATCACAAGGAATGTTCAGGGCACTGTCAGTAATCGTACAGGTAAATTACTCGCTTTTGGCAAGTGAGCCGAGCTGTATTCTCATTGATGATATTGGAGAGGGACTAGATTTTAGCAGATCGTCGGCACTTATCACGCTATTAGTTAACAGGATTAGGAATTCCTCCACACAGTTGATAATGGCGACTAATGACCGCTTCGTTATGAACAATGTCCCTCTAGAGTACTGGATTATAATGGAGAGGCAACGTAGTGAATGCATCCTATATAACTATAGAAATTCTAAGCGCATGTTTGATGAATTTGAGTTGACAGGGCTAAACAACTTCGACTTGTTTTCAAGCAATTATTACCTTCGGGCCAACGGAATATAA
- a CDS encoding GNAT family N-acetyltransferase produces the protein MITIRPATTDDHDAIWDIFHRVVRGGDTYAFLPETGRAEALAYWLSPPVQTWVAEREGRVVGTYIMRPNQPGLGAHVANASYMVHPDAQGQGIGHALGRHSLRMAREAGFLAMQFNLVVSSNAAAVALWQKLGFHIVGVLPHAFRHQQLGFVDAYVMYQWLDEKGKPLA, from the coding sequence ATGATAACCATTCGCCCGGCTACCACTGATGATCACGACGCCATCTGGGATATTTTTCACCGCGTCGTCCGCGGCGGCGACACGTATGCTTTCTTGCCGGAGACCGGCCGCGCCGAGGCGCTAGCCTACTGGCTCTCCCCCCCGGTGCAGACCTGGGTCGCCGAACGAGAAGGGCGCGTGGTGGGCACCTACATCATGCGCCCCAACCAACCCGGCCTGGGCGCGCACGTCGCCAACGCTTCCTATATGGTGCATCCCGACGCGCAAGGCCAGGGCATCGGCCATGCCCTGGGGCGGCACTCCTTGCGGATGGCGCGTGAGGCGGGTTTCCTGGCAATGCAGTTCAATCTGGTCGTTAGCAGCAATGCGGCGGCTGTCGCTCTGTGGCAAAAACTGGGCTTCCATATCGTCGGCGTGCTGCCTCACGCCTTTCGTCATCAACAGTTGGGTTTCGTGGATGCTTACGTGATGTACCAGTGGTTGGATGAAAAAGGGAAGCCGCTTGCTTGA
- a CDS encoding histidine phosphatase family protein: MSNTTQIYLTRHGQSIWQIQRDENWDTPLTDLGHRQARRLGQWLAAQPDLPLARLRGSTLERARQTGAYLADALQLPLLPDDNLREAEFWIAPHLPSVDHPRQSADGWQPPPIYTAFKRQARQALDQLVADTEEAGGPVLAVAHGGLIATMLRLMVKSDHIAFWSHNTALHKIEWSRGRWQIMYLNRLEHLPDDLRTY; encoded by the coding sequence ATGAGCAACACTACGCAGATTTACCTGACAAGACACGGCCAATCTATCTGGCAAATACAGCGGGACGAAAACTGGGACACCCCCCTTACCGACCTGGGCCACCGGCAGGCGCGGCGCCTCGGCCAATGGCTGGCGGCGCAGCCAGACTTGCCACTGGCCCGCCTGCGCGGCAGCACCCTGGAGCGCGCCCGGCAGACGGGCGCCTACCTGGCGGACGCCCTGCAACTCCCCTTGCTGCCTGACGACAACCTCCGCGAAGCGGAATTCTGGATTGCGCCCCATCTCCCCAGCGTGGATCACCCACGCCAAAGCGCCGATGGCTGGCAGCCGCCGCCCATCTACACGGCATTCAAGCGGCAAGCGCGGCAGGCGCTGGACCAACTGGTAGCGGATACGGAAGAGGCCGGCGGCCCCGTCCTGGCCGTGGCCCACGGCGGCCTTATCGCCACCATGCTGCGCCTGATGGTCAAGAGTGATCATATCGCCTTCTGGAGCCACAACACCGCGCTGCACAAGATCGAGTGGAGCCGCGGGCGCTGGCAAATCATGTACCTCAATCGCCTGGAACACCTACCCGACGACCTGCGCACCTATTGA
- a CDS encoding ATP-dependent helicase, with protein MSARVQLTEQQQAVVNHNEGPALVFAVAGAGKTTAMVHRIERLVREGHFPADRILATSFGRGNARDLAQSLQPWPHCAGVHTRTLHALGLDIIRHAQRHGHLRQFNLKQESREYTLLREVMRVARSENAPYRRELDNMDQEDFLAYVHSCKGNLIYADLASARLPDAARAIAAQVAPIEGPLSWYTDLYQLLERVRQQRGMITFPDMLMTGWQILVSYEDVRAEIQTRYHCVLVDEFQDINLAQSEMLDMLTMPRRTNGTRHYMAIGDDDQTIYEWRGANPHFILDFPRRYGGQTYLISENFRCPAGPLVLANAVIRHNRQRLEKRLQLTKGFAGTTALHFSPNTQEMAAAIVRQVRVYRQQGHAGKEMAVLVRLNAQTPPIEQALIDAGINYRVPEPFYDRIEVKTLIDYARLAWLEDRLTHGHPLTQAQVNSFRDAWETICNRPKRYISHRLRDQVRRQFMGQPRPLSQLLAQQAERRDNERIAAYLQNLGTDLHWLGQNLGQPAAFVLAKLEKLLAYKQFWRDSSGFTQSGEGRAVAIDTFIEFAGNQQSLLDFMIKLNDLRQRKVGQDGEHNQDPITLTTLHRAKGLEWPIVFLPDCNQGVIPFTNERENNLEEERRLFYVGITRSQRHLHLYAVAGKPASQFLAEAGSQELLRAVEQVQAALTADPAGWSAREALALIRSVPRFQLESYFRRWWRAPAGTRAAIARRVQAFYVEVERLSAAGIRELLPPSRALWEEIAPLSPDAVVGEFAGMSQLIATYSTPPDAAPTPPPPARKPVLIIPGTWVRCDAGWGQIEKIFDAKGNVLTSLSPQVTRARYLVRLRPGPAEEPVEIDLAQKWVYFLNNKPIYTCSKCDTFSTEDPYRITSQHNNAAHGGVGARYRREKQRYRPLKQLDFYADAPADPFS; from the coding sequence ATGAGCGCCCGCGTGCAATTAACGGAGCAACAGCAAGCCGTCGTCAATCACAATGAAGGCCCCGCCCTCGTCTTTGCCGTCGCCGGCGCGGGCAAAACCACGGCCATGGTCCACCGCATCGAACGGTTGGTGCGGGAGGGGCATTTTCCCGCTGACCGCATTTTGGCAACTTCATTTGGCCGCGGCAATGCGCGCGACCTGGCGCAAAGCCTGCAGCCCTGGCCCCACTGCGCGGGCGTTCACACCCGCACCCTGCACGCCCTGGGGCTGGACATCATCCGCCATGCCCAACGGCACGGCCATTTGCGCCAGTTTAATCTGAAGCAAGAGAGCCGTGAATACACGTTGTTGCGGGAGGTGATGCGCGTGGCACGGAGCGAAAATGCGCCGTATCGCCGCGAGTTGGACAATATGGACCAGGAGGATTTCCTGGCCTATGTACACAGTTGCAAGGGGAACCTGATTTACGCGGACCTGGCGAGCGCGCGCTTGCCGGACGCGGCGCGGGCGATTGCCGCACAGGTGGCGCCCATTGAAGGCCCGCTGAGCTGGTACACGGACCTGTATCAACTGCTGGAGAGGGTGCGCCAGCAGCGGGGGATGATCACGTTCCCGGATATGTTGATGACGGGTTGGCAGATTCTGGTTAGCTACGAGGATGTGCGCGCCGAGATTCAGACGCGGTATCACTGTGTGCTGGTGGATGAATTTCAGGACATCAACCTGGCGCAGTCGGAGATGCTGGATATGCTGACGATGCCGCGCCGGACGAATGGGACGCGCCATTACATGGCGATTGGGGATGATGATCAGACGATTTATGAGTGGCGCGGGGCCAATCCTCATTTCATTCTCGATTTTCCGCGCCGCTATGGGGGGCAAACGTATCTGATCAGCGAGAATTTTCGTTGCCCGGCAGGACCGCTGGTGCTGGCAAATGCGGTGATCCGCCACAACCGGCAGCGACTGGAGAAACGATTGCAGTTGACGAAGGGTTTTGCCGGCACAACTGCCCTCCACTTCAGCCCAAACACGCAAGAGATGGCCGCCGCCATCGTGCGCCAGGTGCGCGTTTACCGGCAGCAAGGGCACGCGGGGAAAGAGATGGCCGTCCTGGTGCGACTGAACGCGCAGACACCCCCGATTGAGCAGGCTTTGATAGATGCCGGCATCAACTACCGCGTCCCCGAACCCTTTTACGACCGCATCGAAGTCAAAACCCTCATTGACTACGCCCGCCTTGCCTGGCTGGAAGACCGCCTCACCCACGGTCACCCCCTCACCCAGGCGCAAGTCAACAGCTTCCGCGACGCCTGGGAAACCATCTGCAACCGCCCCAAACGCTACATCTCCCACCGCCTGCGCGACCAGGTGCGCCGCCAGTTCATGGGTCAGCCGCGCCCGCTCTCCCAACTACTGGCGCAGCAAGCCGAACGGCGCGACAACGAAAGAATCGCCGCCTATCTGCAAAACCTGGGCACGGACCTGCATTGGCTGGGCCAGAACCTGGGGCAGCCGGCGGCGTTTGTGTTGGCGAAATTGGAGAAGCTGCTGGCCTACAAGCAGTTCTGGCGTGATTCCAGTGGATTCACGCAGTCGGGCGAGGGGCGGGCCGTGGCGATTGATACATTCATCGAATTTGCCGGCAACCAGCAATCCCTCCTCGACTTCATGATCAAACTCAACGACCTGCGGCAGCGCAAAGTCGGCCAGGATGGTGAACATAACCAGGACCCCATCACCCTCACCACCCTGCACCGCGCCAAAGGATTGGAATGGCCCATCGTCTTCCTCCCCGACTGCAACCAGGGCGTCATCCCCTTCACCAACGAGCGCGAAAACAACCTGGAAGAAGAGCGGCGGCTGTTCTACGTGGGCATCACGCGGTCGCAGCGCCACCTGCATCTCTATGCCGTGGCCGGGAAACCGGCCTCGCAGTTCCTGGCGGAGGCGGGTTCGCAAGAACTACTGCGGGCGGTCGAACAAGTGCAGGCGGCGCTGACGGCGGACCCCGCCGGTTGGAGCGCACGCGAGGCGCTGGCGCTAATCCGCTCCGTGCCCCGGTTCCAACTGGAATCTTATTTTCGTCGCTGGTGGCGCGCACCTGCCGGCACACGGGCAGCCATCGCCCGTCGCGTGCAGGCGTTCTACGTGGAAGTGGAGCGGTTGTCGGCAGCGGGCATCCGCGAGCTACTGCCGCCGTCTCGCGCTTTGTGGGAGGAGATTGCCCCCCTTTCACCGGATGCTGTTGTGGGAGAATTTGCCGGCATGTCCCAACTCATCGCCACCTACAGCACACCGCCGGACGCCGCCCCCACCCCCCCGCCGCCGGCGCGCAAGCCCGTCCTCATCATACCCGGAACCTGGGTACGCTGCGATGCCGGATGGGGCCAGATTGAAAAAATCTTCGACGCCAAAGGCAATGTCCTCACCAGCCTTTCGCCGCAAGTGACCCGCGCCCGCTACCTGGTGCGCCTGCGCCCTGGCCCCGCCGAGGAACCCGTGGAGATTGATCTGGCGCAAAAGTGGGTCTACTTCCTCAACAACAAACCCATCTACACCTGCAGCAAGTGCGACACCTTCTCCACCGAAGACCCCTACCGCATCACCAGCCAGCACAACAACGCCGCCCACGGCGGCGTTGGTGCCCGCTACCGCCGTGAAAAGCAGCGGTATCGCCCACTCAAACAACTGGATTTCTACGCGGACGCCCCCGCCGATCCGTTCAGCTGA
- a CDS encoding inorganic diphosphatase, with product MNLWHDLPTGPAPPELIHVLVEIPGGTRNKYEFDHDGGFIRLNRVLASPFYYPADYGLIPQTFYDDGDPLDVLVLIKEPTFPGCVITARPIGMFRMLDQDDHDDKILAVAANDPLYQDYRNIYDVPKHFLREVAHFFERYKDLEGKQVKPLGWEPRQEALESILHAMKLYKEKAW from the coding sequence ATGAATCTCTGGCATGATCTTCCCACCGGACCCGCTCCCCCGGAACTCATTCACGTCCTTGTGGAGATTCCGGGTGGAACCCGCAACAAATACGAATTCGACCATGATGGCGGTTTCATTCGCCTCAATCGCGTCCTTGCCTCACCTTTCTATTATCCCGCGGACTACGGCCTGATTCCCCAAACCTTTTACGACGATGGCGATCCGCTGGATGTCCTCGTGCTGATCAAGGAGCCAACGTTCCCTGGCTGCGTGATCACGGCCCGGCCCATTGGCATGTTCCGCATGTTAGACCAGGATGATCACGACGACAAGATTCTGGCCGTGGCCGCCAATGATCCTCTTTATCAGGATTATCGCAACATTTATGATGTGCCCAAGCATTTCTTGCGGGAAGTGGCACACTTTTTTGAGCGGTACAAGGACCTGGAAGGAAAGCAGGTCAAACCACTTGGTTGGGAACCGCGGCAGGAAGCACTCGAAAGCATCTTGCACGCCATGAAGTTGTATAAGGAAAAGGCGTGGTGA
- the crcB gene encoding fluoride efflux transporter CrcB translates to MMRYLLIAVGAALGANARYLVGTWAGGRFGADFPYGTIIVNVTGSLALGGLLMFVTERLRLSSEMRLVLVVGFLGSYTTFSSYAVESIIMLRQGNIWPAVLSIVGNNLLGLVCAATGLLVAQRLLG, encoded by the coding sequence ATGATGCGTTATTTATTGATCGCGGTGGGGGCGGCGCTAGGGGCGAATGCCCGCTATCTGGTGGGAACGTGGGCAGGAGGACGGTTTGGCGCCGATTTTCCTTATGGCACGATCATCGTCAACGTCACGGGCAGCCTGGCGCTCGGCGGTTTGCTAATGTTTGTGACGGAACGCCTGCGCCTATCGTCAGAGATGCGTTTGGTGCTCGTGGTCGGATTTCTCGGCTCGTACACCACCTTTTCGTCCTATGCGGTGGAAAGCATCATCATGCTGCGACAGGGCAACATCTGGCCGGCGGTGTTGAGTATCGTGGGGAACAATCTGTTGGGGCTGGTGTGCGCGGCGACGGGTCTCCTGGTGGCGCAGCGATTGCTGGGATAA
- a CDS encoding MerR family transcriptional regulator, whose translation MKEERLSEWLTIGEFGRRGQLSRKALRLYDERGLLRPARIDPDSGYRYYTREQLRVARRIRLLRLMEMPLEKMAIVLAAWDSDPQRVQHQLRLQVSVTEKQLAAVQLAARLLREELQPNKENVMSFTFTNQEVEKQMMVSIRRQITVPAFHEWIMPALQQLWGHIQAAGATVAGDPVALYYGPVNEEDDGPVEIGVPFVGTVPPQGEMKIREWPAHRAVCVKTYGEYNEYPKLLEMWNALAKYVQEQELESNWEQDITTYEVWHADRTMTISWPVYEFPTT comes from the coding sequence ATGAAGGAAGAACGGCTTTCCGAATGGTTGACGATTGGCGAGTTTGGCCGACGCGGCCAGCTTTCACGCAAGGCGCTGCGGCTTTATGACGAGCGCGGCTTGCTGCGGCCGGCGCGGATTGATCCCGATTCTGGCTATCGCTACTACACGCGCGAGCAGTTGCGTGTTGCGCGGCGCATTCGTCTGCTGCGCCTGATGGAAATGCCGCTGGAGAAGATGGCGATTGTGCTGGCTGCCTGGGACAGCGATCCCCAACGTGTGCAGCATCAGCTCCGCCTGCAGGTGTCGGTCACGGAAAAGCAGCTTGCCGCCGTGCAATTGGCGGCGCGGCTGCTGCGTGAGGAGTTGCAGCCGAACAAGGAGAATGTGATGTCTTTTACGTTTACGAATCAGGAAGTGGAAAAGCAGATGATGGTTTCGATTCGCCGTCAGATTACTGTGCCGGCATTTCACGAATGGATAATGCCGGCACTGCAACAACTCTGGGGCCACATTCAAGCAGCCGGAGCCACCGTCGCCGGCGACCCCGTGGCCCTCTACTACGGCCCCGTCAACGAAGAAGACGACGGCCCCGTGGAAATCGGCGTTCCCTTCGTAGGCACAGTGCCGCCGCAAGGCGAAATGAAGATCCGCGAATGGCCCGCCCACCGCGCCGTCTGCGTCAAAACCTACGGCGAGTACAACGAATACCCCAAGCTGCTCGAAATGTGGAACGCCCTGGCAAAGTACGTGCAAGAGCAAGAGCTGGAATCAAACTGGGAACAAGACATAACCACCTACGAAGTCTGGCACGCAGACCGCACCATGACAATTAGCTGGCCCGTCTACGAGTTCCCCACTACCTAG